The Pantoea vagans genome contains the following window.
CGGCCCAGGCCAGCCTCGATCAGGCGCGTTGGAATCTGCAGCAAACCACCATTACTGCACCGACTGACGGGTGGATCAGTAATCTCACACTGCGCCCAGGCAATTACGCCACGGCAGGCACACCGCTGTTCGCTATGGTAGATAGCCACTCTTATTACGTGATGGGTTATTTCGAAGAGACCAAATTGCGCCATATCCAACCGGGTGCGCAAGCGGACATCGTGCTTTACAGCAATGGCACAAGGTTGCAGGGTAAAGTGGAGAGTATTGGCCGGGCGATTTACGATCAAAGCGTCTCGACAGACAGCGGGCTGGTCCCCGATATCAAGCCCAACGTGCCTTGGGTACGTCTGGCACAGCGCGTACCGGTGCGGATTCGCTTAGACGCCATTCCCGATGACGTGCCGCTGGTAGCGGGCACCACTTGCACCATATCGATTGCGCACTGAGGTCAGGATGAATTTGCAGTGGCTGGCTTGGCAAAACCTCCCGTGGATTAAGGCAACCGGCGGTGAATGGCGCTATGCCTTGCGCAATGCCATCGCCATGTGTCTGGCGCTGACTATCGCCTATGCCCTTCAACTCGACGAGCCTTACTGGGCCATGACCTCGGCCGCGGTTGTCAGCTTTCCCACGGTGGGAGGCGCCATCAGCAAAAGTTTGGGGCGCATCGTCGGCAGTCTGCTCGGCGCTACGGCCGCCCTGCTGATTGCGGGCCATACCTTAAACGAGCCCTGGCTGTTTGCCTTCTTTATGGCC
Protein-coding sequences here:
- a CDS encoding HlyD family secretion protein, yielding MKFNPFKYFSTLVVFALALIAGWWMWNYYMQSPWTRDGKVRAELVDITPEVSGRIIELAVRDNQFVHKGDTLLKIDPVPWQIALDNADAQLAKAQSDLAKAQHEANRRASLPRNVISAEDMDAARLTANAAAATTKAAQASLDQARWNLQQTTITAPTDGWISNLTLRPGNYATAGTPLFAMVDSHSYYVMGYFEETKLRHIQPGAQADIVLYSNGTRLQGKVESIGRAIYDQSVSTDSGLVPDIKPNVPWVRLAQRVPVRIRLDAIPDDVPLVAGTTCTISIAH